A section of the Castanea sativa cultivar Marrone di Chiusa Pesio chromosome 12, ASM4071231v1 genome encodes:
- the LOC142618422 gene encoding uncharacterized protein LOC142618422 — protein MSRTLVQPVGQKRLTNVAVVRLKKHGTRFEIACYKNKVLSWRSGVEKDLDEVLQSHTVYSNVSKGILSKSKELLQAFGTDDQTQICLEILDKGELQVAGKERESQLSNQFRDIATIVMQKTFNTETQRPYTIGMIERLMRDIHFAVDPHSNSKKQALEVIHELQKHFPIKRSPMRLRIGVLEKDFASLLEKLNVWNASITSKDESGSHPSVICEVDPGLYRDCSEFVSSLQGRFEVLAYSVHVEEDTHVDHYDDYDDAPSGPSRLPKESADSVSQLSENLQKQTTISGGNGNAKAEGKQNKCSTCNASFGDANGFRDHFKSDWHKHNVKRKTRQLPPLTEEECMADIEVEDLKSDLKDYSF, from the exons ATGTCGCGGACGCTGGTGCAGCCGGTAGGGCAAAAGAGGCTTACCAACGTTGCAGTGGTCCGCCTCAAAAAGCACGGCACTCGCTTCGAGATCGCTTGCTACAAAAACAAGGTCCTCTCTTGGCGCTCTGGCGT AGAGAAAGACTTGGATGAAGTGTTGCAATCACACACCGTTTATTCTAATGTCTCCAAAGGAATTCTTTCCAAGTCCAAAGAATTGCTTCAAGCTTTTGGAACTGATGACCAGACTCAAATTTGCTTGGAG ATTTTGGATAAAGGAGAGCTTCAAGTGGCTGGGAAGGAGAGGGAATCTCAATTGTCCAATCAGTTTCGCGATATCGCCACCATTGTTATGCAGAAGACATTCAATACCGAAACTCAGCGCCCTTACACCATTGGCATGATTGAGCGGCTTATGCGCGATATTCATTTCGCTGTTGATCCTCATAGCAACTCTAAGAAGCAG GCATTGGAAGTTATACATGAGCTTCAGAAGCACTTTCCAATAAAACGGTCGCCAATGAGATTACGAATTGGTGTTCTGGAAAAGGATTTTGCCTCACTTCTGGAGAAGCTGAATGTCTGGAATGCTAGCATCACCTCAAAAGATGAGTCTGGAAGTCATCCATCTGTC ATTTGTGAAGTGGATCCTGGTTTATATCGGGACTGTAGTGAATTTGTAAGCAGTTTGCAAGGAAGGTTTGAAGTCCTTGCATACTCTGTGCATGTGGAGGAGGACACCCATGTGGATCATTATGATGATTATGATGATGCGCCATCAGGCCCGTCACGCCTACCCAAGGAATCTGCTGACTCTGTGTCCCAACTGAGTGAAAATTTACAAAAGCAGACTACTATCTCTGGCGGAAATGGGAATGCCAAGGCGGAGGGAAAGCAAAACAAGTGCAGCACATGCAATGCATCTTTCGGGGATGCCAACGGATTTAGGGATCACTTTAAGAGTGATTGGCACAAGCATAACGTAAAGCGCAAGACTAGGCAACTCCCTCCCCTTACTGAAGAAGAGTGCATGGCTGACATAGAAGTGGAGGACCTAAAGTCAGATTTAAAGGATTATTCATTTTAG